The genomic segment GCAGACCAATTTACTGGCACTGAATGCTGCCATTGAAGCAGCTCGTGCGGGCGAGCAGGGGCGTGGTTTTGCCGTGGTGGCGGATGAAGTCCGGACGCTGGCTGGTAGAACAGCGGAGGCGACCCAGGAAATCGGTACTCTGATCAAGCAGATAAGCAGCGAGGTTGATCAGGTTTCTGTGCAGATATCGTCGGTAGGGGAACATGGAAACAACCTTGCCGGAGAGGTGGCTTCCCTGGCTGATCAGCTGACTCAGCTGGAAGACAATTCTGCCGTCGCGGTTCGGGTGCTAAAAAATAGCAGTGATGGCGCATTTCTGGAAGCGGTGGCGCTTGATCACTTGATCTGGAAAAACGATATTTACAAGGCTGTTTTGAAACCGGATGCGGCTCAGCTTGGAAGCCAGGCAGATCATATCGAATGTCGCCTGAGCCGCTGGTTGAAAGAGGGTGGCGGGAAGCGTCATATTGCCGGGAATGGGCCATCTGACCGTATATCGGTACCGCATCAGGCGTTTCATCAAAGTGGGATGGCAGTTCTGGATGCGCTAAAGCGATCGAATGTGACGGAGGTTAAATCCCGGTTGCTGAAAATGGAGCAGTCTTCCGAGCAGCTGATGGGCTATATGAGGTCGTTGTCAGAAACGATCGCTAACGGCCGTTGAATCTGTCAACAATC from the Candidatus Thalassolituus haligoni genome contains:
- a CDS encoding methyl-accepting chemotaxis protein; translated protein: MFGSSRRLADANEAILKLEREREALLQQVRQLQSESSAAKATLAQREDDVARLGCVDLWLGGSAQLGEVGQMMATTERELMDASAGAQSSRMAGGGVRASLDSVTAELDDIRSQSIHAAESVSGLKQVAAGIANFVGLIQGISEQTNLLALNAAIEAARAGEQGRGFAVVADEVRTLAGRTAEATQEIGTLIKQISSEVDQVSVQISSVGEHGNNLAGEVASLADQLTQLEDNSAVAVRVLKNSSDGAFLEAVALDHLIWKNDIYKAVLKPDAAQLGSQADHIECRLSRWLKEGGGKRHIAGNGPSDRISVPHQAFHQSGMAVLDALKRSNVTEVKSRLLKMEQSSEQLMGYMRSLSETIANGR